One genomic segment of Aphelocoma coerulescens isolate FSJ_1873_10779 unplaced genomic scaffold, UR_Acoe_1.0 HiC_scaffold_75, whole genome shotgun sequence includes these proteins:
- the LOC138102412 gene encoding serine/threonine-protein kinase PAK 2-like, whose translation MVGTAHWMAPEVVTSSPYGPKVDIWSLGIVTIEMVEGEPPYFEHTAAMARCLIRQNGTPQLQEPRCLSALLRDFLECSLEPDEERRWSAQELLQHPFLSSAKPLSSLSPLIAAAKQLKEQRRM comes from the exons atggtgggcactgctcactggatggccccagaggttgtgaccagttctccttatggccccaaggtggacatctggtccttgggcattgtgaccatcgagatggtggaaggagaacCTCCTTACTTCGAGCACACGGCGGCCATG GCTCGCTGTCTGATCCGGCAGAACgggaccccgcagctgcaggagcccaggtgcctgtcggctctgctgcgggacttcctggagtgcagcctggagccggacgaggagcggcgctggtctgcccaggagctgctgcag cacccatttttatcatcagccaagcctctctccagcctgagccctctgatcgctgcagcaaagcaattgaAGGAGCAGCGGAGGATGTga